A part of Miscanthus floridulus cultivar M001 chromosome 6, ASM1932011v1, whole genome shotgun sequence genomic DNA contains:
- the LOC136459671 gene encoding uncharacterized protein, whose amino-acid sequence MAYYSESSYCAEEARRPYAEPGFCHGEGGERYAVIRKEYEEVDEVARAGRGHDGHGHGHGHLVHSGSNRHVHGGHEGSCHGGYLGEHREQHHVHGNGHGGRLYDACESKRYDSCTGQYYA is encoded by the coding sequence ATGGCGTACTACTCGGAGTCCAGCTACTGCGCCGAGGAGGCGAGGAGGCCGTACGCCGAGCCGGGGTTCTGCCACGGCGAGGGCGGCGAGCGCTACGCCGTCATCcgcaaggagtacgaggaggtggaCGAGGTGGCACGCGCCGGCAGGGGACacgacggccacggccacggccacggccacctcGTCCACAGCGGCAGCAACCGCCACGTCCATGGCGGGCACGAGGGATCTTGCCATGGTGGCTACCTCGGGGAACACCGTGAGCAGCACCACGTTCACGGGAACGGCCACGGTGGCCGCCTGTACGACGCCTGCGAGAGCAAGCGCTACGACTCGTGCACCGGCCAATACTACGCTTGA
- the LOC136459670 gene encoding uncharacterized protein — translation MAHYQEVDYCSEEVKSVAGGPAGFGRHHGGHGGVQQHVVKEKFEEVDSVSRAGGRHGHLEARESKFEEDVNTCTGEFHERKENFVLKADN, via the coding sequence ATGGCTCACTACCAGGAGGTGGACTACTGCTCGGAGGAGGTGAAGTCGGTGGCCGGCGGCCCTGCCGGCTTTGGTCGCCATcatggcggccacggcggcgtccAGCAGCACGTCGTCAAGGAGAAGTTCGAGGAGGTCGACAGCGTCTCACGCGCCGGCGGCCGCCACGGCCACTTGGAGGCCCGCGAGTCCAAGTTCGAGGAGGACGTCAACACCTGCACCGGCGAGTTCCACGAGCGCAAGGAGAACTTCGTCCTCAAGGCCGACAACTGA
- the LOC136459672 gene encoding uncharacterized protein, with product MAHYQEVDYCSEEVKSVAGGPAGFGRHHGGHGGVQQHVVKEKFEEVDSVSRAGGRHGHLEARESKFEEDVNTCTGEFHERKEHFVLKADN from the coding sequence ATGGCTCACTACCAGGAGGTGGACTACTGCTCGGAGGAGGTGAAGTCGGTGGCCGGCGGCCCTGCCGGCTTTGGTCGCCATcatggcggccacggcggcgtccAGCAGCACGTCGTCAAGGAGAAGTTCGAGGAGGTCGACAGCGTCTCACGCGCCGGCGGCCGCCACGGCCACTTGGAGGCCCGCGAGTCCAAGTTCGAGGAGGACGTCAACACCTGCACCGGCGAGTTCCACGAGCGCAAGGAGCACTTCGTCCTCAAGGCCGACAACTGA